In Erpetoichthys calabaricus chromosome 11, fErpCal1.3, whole genome shotgun sequence, the DNA window ACCACATGTAATagtttaaattattatgtataaGCCACAATGCTTTGATCTGACCAGTCAATGATAGGATTATGTCATTTCAGGCGTAGAATTTCCAATATTAAGTACACTGTAAAATATTGCTGTAAATTTACAGTCAGTTTCCTACAGTATTTTCCTGTATTTACACAGTAACATACTGTAATGTTTtaaagaattactgtatatttacagcagATAACTGTTTTCAATGCTTTTCTCCCTAAATACAGTAACATACAGTAACATactgaaaatacattagcatactGGACAAGCAAAGCATTCTGGGATTGGTTTGTGAGGATGAGGTGTAAGCTGACCAGAGATTTCAGATCAGAAACATATTAGAACTTTTAAGAGTACTCTTACGTACTGCTAATTAGGTTATAGCGTATCATTTATCACCCAGCCTATTCggttcatttatttttgatagTATTTGTTTTGCACTTTCCATTGTTGAACTGCGTTTGGCGTTTGGTGTTTGTGAAGCAGGAGAATGTGTCTGCGACAGAATAGAAAGATCCAGAAACAATTTGTCGCGGTTTTGACTTGGTGAGCCTCTTTCTCTTTtgcttgatataattttttactttttttttctttttttctttttgtcttcgtTAGCGAGTTGGTTAGTTATTCGTTTTACAATCGTTTCACGCTCTCGGCCATCTTGTTTGTACATGTGCAGTTAGTTTGTACTTAGCAAAGTACCGTATAGCTTTTACAGCCTTCACAACCATTTTGCCCTGCTCGTAAAGTGGAAAGCCCACTTGTTcagttaatatttaaacattatctCTATCTTTAACTTAGCACAAAGTTCTGTGCCTATACGTTTTGGGCCAGTATGACATTAGACCAAATACATTCAttctaaagtaaaatgggacattCAGGCATTGTAAAATAACGTAGATGTTAtaattctctgtcattttacatgTAAGGCATCCAGTACACGAGTTTGAAACTAATTTAACTCAGGAAACTTTAAAGTTTGTCAAATCAGTAGTGGAAATTTAGCTGTTTGTTGCAAGTTGTCAGGAAAGCATTATAATTAAAGTAGCGAGTGTTTTTTTTTCCGACTTGTTAGATTATATAACTGAATCAAAAATGCTGCAGTGTCAGTTCTGTGATCGTGCTTTTCAATCAATATCGTTATTTTGTCAGCACATGAAAATCCATAGTCATGTTCCTAATACTGATTTTAAATGTGGCATTCCAGATTGCTGTAGGTCCTTTAAAAAGTTGACAGCTTTCAAGTCCCATATATACAGAGACCATAACAGGGGGGCTGCAAAGCAGGATGTAACACAGACAGACCTAGGACTTGATGCGTCAAACTTAGTCTGTTACATTTATCTGTGCCAAGCAAAATTTAGCGATTTAAAAAGCTTCTTTGCTCACTTGAAGTCTCACATTAAAGAAGGAACCGTAGTATCTTGTCCATTTAGATGTAATAAAAGATTTTCTGTGATATCCACATTTTCCTCAAATTTATCCAGAAATCATCGAAATTGTTCAGTGGAAAGGCTCAGTCACAACATTCTGGAGGCAAATGTTCCAGTGCAGATATGCACATCTTATAGTGATGTGGATGAACACTTGAGTACACAGTGTGAGGTTGTGATAGACTCTGGAAATGGTGCCAAGGAGTCAGATATAGGCCTAGTACCAGATATTGCAGATGAGTGtctatttttgaagaatttggcATTGTTTTACTTAAAATCGCAGGCAAAGTTGGTTCTACCATCTTCAGTAATTCAAACGGTAATTGAAGGGTTGCAGGACATACATGACATTAGCCAGTCACATGTATTGCtcaaactaaatgaaaaattgaCTACTCTAGGAATTTCAGAAAATGTTAGAAGGAGAGTTCTTGATGCTATGAAAGCTGCGGATCTTTTCCGGATTTGCAATACCCATGCACTAAAAACAGATTTGAGGAGAAAGTCTTTTTATAAAGAGTATTTTAAATACATGGATCATGTTCCTATCTGCCTTGGAAAAAATTAATCAGGCAAGGAAATATTTTGCTCAGTACATTCCTATTAAACAAACGTTAGAAGCACTGTTTTGTTGTGAATCAGTCAGgaaacaatataagaaaacaaaagctgaaatcaGAACAGAATACATTCTCAGTGATGTTTGGGATGgcaaaaacatttatgaaaacagCCTGTTTAAAACTGATTCAGAATCTTTAGGTTTAATCTTATATCAGGATGCCTTTGAAGTTGCCAATCCACTTGGatcaggaaagaaaaaacacaagatTCTTGCTGTTTATGTCACACTTTCAAACCTGTTGCCTTTCTGTAGGGCAAGCATTGCCCATATGCAGTTAGTTTTATTGTGCAGGGAGCAGGATTTTAAATACTTTGGTCAGGATGTTGTCTTCAATCCTCTGGTTAAAGACCTGAAAGACCTTGAGGAGAATGGTATTATGTTAGCTGATGGAAAATTGCATAAAGGTACATTGTGTGCCATAGCAGGAGACAATCTCGGCTCACATTACATTGGTGGATTTGTCGAAAATTTTAGTAGGAGTAGCAACTTTTGCAGATATTGTGAGATTGACCGACAAACATTCCAGTCAGCACACCTGACAAAGGCTTTAACAAGAACAGTGAAGTCTTATGAACAGAATGTTAAAGATTTAGATGCTGCCGGAGCTGCCAGTGTTGTTGGTGTcaaattgaattctgtgtttaatGAGTTGAAGTATTTTCATGTTTGTCAACCAGGATTACCTCCCTGTCTTGGACATGATCTTTTTGAGGGTGTTGTGTCCAATGACCTTGCATTGTACATTGATCATCTTGTGATTCAAGAGAAGCAGTTCACATACCTCGAATTCAATCGGCGTATCAATCAATTCAGGAACCTTGGCAATGATGCACATGATAAGCCATGCGAAGTACACCCTGTGGTGAGAAATTACGTGGTCATGCAGCACAGAACTGGTGCTTGCTCAGGCTTTTACCTGTTTTGGTGGGGGAAAAGATTGCCAGTTCATCTGAAAATGAGGTTTCGCAATTAATACTGCAACTCAGACAAATAGTAGAGCTTATTTGTGCTCCTGCCATTAACACTGGTCAAATAGCATGTTTATCAGTCATGATAGATGAATATATAGATACTCGAGCAAAGACTTTTCCATGTCACCCTCTTAAACCAAAACATCACTACATGTGTCCTTATCCTGAGCTCACTTATTGGTTTGGTCCTCTCATTCGGTTGTGGACGCTCCGTTTTGAGAGTAAGCACTCGTACTTTAAGCAGTGTGCAAGAAAATTGCACAACTTCAAGAACCTGAGTGCTACATTAGCAGAAAGACATCAGCTTCTGCAAGCATACTTAAATGCAGGGAATTTTTATCCTGAAAGTTGTATAGTGGAGAGAGGGACACAATTTCATATAAATTACTACAATGATGAAATTAGAGGGTCAGTTGCTTACCTAAATTTTCAGCCAGGAGACACGGTAGCAACCAATGAAGTGACTATAAaaagaacactttacaaaaagaaCATGCATGTTGTTCTGGACAGAAATGATGAGGGTCTTGTATTTGGGAAAATTCAGTTGATTCTCATTCATGGCAATTCCAATGTACATTTTGTTACAAAGAAATATCAGTCTTTTTGCCTTGTGGACCAGGGAATTCAGTGTTTGACATCACAAAATTTGGGTCACTTATGCATTAATCAAAATAACCTACCTGATTACTATCCTTTGCCTGAATACTCCTTGTGTGGTCTGTCTGTAATAGTTCTTCATCATTCTTTTCCATTACTAGAATGATGTCTGAGTTacaagaagaaattaaacaaactaTATTGTCAGTAATACCAAGCCTTCCTGAGAACCCACTCAATCAATTAGTTGAGAAACTTATAGGCCTGGGAGTAGAGAGTTTTGAAGATTTAATGTATGTGAAAGAAGAGGACATCTTAGAGTTCATACAGCCTATCCAGTGCCGAAAACTGCTCAATGCCTGGAAACATCACGGTAAGTTCGCCAATAAGCTAATTATGTTGTGCTGCATTGTTTATGGTATCATTCTTGAATcaatatttcatttcttaattcatTTTTCAGAACAAGAAAGCAGCATTTTGGCTGAGGAATTTGTTCAACCTAGCTCTCCTCAACATTCACCACAAACAAGCTCCTCAGGCTCCTCAGTAAGTAGCATGGGATATAGTGCATCTTCTACCAGTGTGTCTCCTGTGTTTGTTACCTGGCCTGAAACCTTTCAAGTACCCTGGGACTCAATGCCAACTGGTATACAAATGGCTATTGCAAAATGCCAGAGACTTTCACCTGCTGACCGAAGACAAATGATAAGGGTCCTTGctgatgaaataagaaaacatgaaTCAAATCCCACTAGATCACAATGCCTTATAGTTGTTCGCCAAATAGTCAAGCAGTATCCAAAGAGTTTTGCAGACATGATTGGTGACAAGCAGATTGCAGGTGGATACGCTTCTCTTCTGTCACAGCTCAAAGTGCGCATAGAGCATCTGAACCGGAACAACACACTAAGTCACCATCAGATCCAGAGTAATGAGAGTTGAACCATTAAAAAGAGAAGCACCACAGACTCCTATGGTTGCACACGATGGCAGCCTGAACTTCCAGCTGGTGAAAGTTATGACAGCCTTGAAGTGAAGCGTCAAAGAATGGAGGAGATATTTCTTCATGAAGGAAGCACTGGAGCAGACAGAGGAGAAGTTTGTAAGTTGATGGAGGAAACCTATTGCTACCAGCGTCAAATGATAAATGCCATCCCATCTCCTACCATTgccaatttgaaaacaaaatggccGTACCTCTTCATATAGAGGTATATGTATAGTCATTTTGAACTACTCACTGACAGAAATGTCCTCAGCCATTTGGAAATGTCATTCaaagaatgtggaaaactcattaCTGAGTATTTTAAAACCAAGCCAACTAATGCCATTGTTCAGAATGTCCTAACCAGGGGTGAAGAGGATGTGGCTGCCTGTGTCTTGCAGCTACTCCTTGCACATTTTGAGGAGAAAATGGATGGGCTCATCCTTCAAGTAGATGTgagttaaatattttcaaaaattatatgTATGACTGCATGTATGACTTATGTCTAACTGTTTGCATGTTgcgtctatttatttatttattttacttcaggCATTTGCAACTTCAACAGACATCCAGGGAACACTCAACTTGCCTGGCAGTCCTTGACTGATCATTTTTGGTATGTAAATATAATAGTGCAGAGATCTCATTTTACTAGATAAAAGTTACTCAGGTTTCAGAGTACTCAGTACAGAGTCATTGATATATTTTTGtaatctttattttcaggtcaAACACTAAGTAACCAGCAGTGGATGGTGAGCATTGAAGGTCGCGTTGTATGTGAGGGAACACAACCCAGCTTTGTATCTGGACTTACAGCTGTATTTGCTTCATATTACAATTTCAACCTCCAGTATCAAGAAGAGGCTGCATGCACCCTTGAGTTTGTTCAAAGGTAACGCATTGGCTTATTttccattcatacatttttattaaaactgacATCAGACTTTATTACAAACTGCCTGTAAAACATTTATACACTACTAAgctttctctcattctctcatGCTCTATCAAAACTTTCACCATTAACCGCCCTGACACACACCATGATGTTCTTTCTctaaattaaattagataaaattGGTACAGGCAgtcaagtacattttttttaaagaatgcaaattGTTGAGAGTGCTGGTGTGGAACTGTTTTGAAGATGTGTTATGGGTTCGGTTTCCTGCATGCACCTAAAGTGGAACCATTGCAGTCATGAcaaagtgaattattattattttttatataaacaagtgttttttttttctttcttatttagaTGATTTATTGACATCAAC includes these proteins:
- the LOC127529681 gene encoding uncharacterized protein LOC127529681, translated to MMSELQEEIKQTILSVIPSLPENPLNQLVEKLIGLGVESFEDLMYVKEEDILEFIQPIQCRKLLNAWKHHEQESSILAEEFVQPSSPQHSPQTSSSGSSVSSMGYSASSTSVSPVFVTWPETFQVPWDSMPTGIQMAIAKCQRLSPADRRQMIRVLADEIRKHESNPTRSQCLIVVRQIVKQYPKSFADMIGDKQIAGGYASLLSQLKVRIEHLNRNNTLSHHQIQSNES